Proteins encoded within one genomic window of Microtus ochrogaster isolate Prairie Vole_2 linkage group LG4, MicOch1.0, whole genome shotgun sequence:
- the Twist2 gene encoding twist-related protein 2, with the protein MEEGSSSPVSPVDSLGTSEEELERQPKRFGRKRRYSKKSSEDGSPTPGKRGKKGSPSAQSFEELQSQRILANVRERQRTQSLNEAFAALRKIIPTLPSDKLSKIQTLKLAARYIDFLYQVLQSDEMDNKMTSCSYVAHERLSYAFSVWRMEGAWSMSASH; encoded by the coding sequence ATGGAGGAGGGATCCAGCTCGCCTGTGTCCCCCGTGGACAGTCTGGGCACCAGCGAGGAAGAGCTGGAGCGGCAGCCCAAGCGCTTCGGCCGGAAGCGGCGCTACAGCAAGAAGTCAAGCGAAGATGGCAGCCCGACCCCAGGCAAGCGCGGCAAGAAGGGCAGTCCGAGCGCGCAGTCCTTCGAGGAGTTGCAGAGCCAGCGCATCCTGGCCAATGTGCGCGAGCGTCAGCGCACCCAGTCGCTCAACGAGGCCTTCGCCGCGCTGCGCAAGATCATCCCCACGCTCCCCTCTGACAAGCTCAGCAAGATCCAGACGCTCAAGCTGGCCGCCAGGTACATAGACTTCCTCTACCAGGTTCTGCAGAGCGACGAGATGGACAATAAGATGACCAGCTGCAGCTACGTGGCTCACGAGCGTCTCAGCTACGCCTTCTCCGTGTGGCGCATGGAGGGAGCGTGGTCCATGTCCGCCTCCCACTAG